The DNA sequence CGTCGTCGATGCTCGCGGAAGGCGTGCACTCGGTGGCCGACACGGCGAACCAGGCTCTGCTGTTGGTGGGCCGCAAGCAGGCGTCGAAGCGGCCGGACCGTCTGCACCAGTTCGGCTACGGCCGCAACCGCTACTTCTACGCGTTCGTCGTGGCGCTCGTGCTGTTCAGCATGGGTTCGGTGTTCGCGGTCTACGAGGGCATCGGGAAGATCCGGCATCCGGAGGAGCTCAGCAGCCCGTTCGTCGCCATCGCGATCCTGCTCGTCGCCATCGCGCTCGAGGGCTACAGCTTCCACACCGCCCGCGGCGAGTCGAAGGCGCTCAAGGGCCGGCAAAGCTGGTGGGGATTCATCCGCAGCAGCAGGAACCCGGAGCTGCCGGTGGTGCTGCTGGAGGACTCCGGGGCGCTGATGGGCCTGGTGCTGGCGCTGGCGGGCGTGGGGCTCACCATGGCCACCGGCGACGCGGTGTGGGACGGCGTGGGCACGGTGCTCATCGGCTGTCTGCTCGGCGCCATCGCGATCGTGCTCATCGTGGAGATGAAGTCGCTGCTCATCGGCGAGGCCGCCACAGAGGAGCAGGAGAGGCGGATCATGGCCGCGCTGGACGAAGGACTTGCCGAGCGGGTGATCCACCTGCGCACCCAGTACCTGAGCCCGGACGAGTTGCTGGTGGCCGCCAAGATCGCGCTGCCCGCCGGCACGCCCCTCGACGAGGTGGCGGCGCAGGTGGACGCGGCCGAGGCGCGGATCCGCGAGGCCGTGCCGGTGGCGCGTCTCATCTACATCGAGCCGGACCTGGACCGGGCGCGCGGCGCCGGAAGCACGGACCGCTAGCCTGGCAGACGGTCCACGGGCGGACCGACCGGACGTGACGAGGAGAGGTACATGACGAGCGCACAGACCAGGCCGACCGTGCAGACGCTGGGCGGAATCGACTTCGCGGTGGCGGACCTGTCGCTGGCGGAGTTCGGGCGCCGCGAGATCCGGCTGGCCGAGCACGAGATGCCGGGGCTGATGGCGCTGCGGCGCGAGTACGCCGACGTGGCGCCGCTCAAGGGCGCGCGCATCTCCGGCTCGCTGCACATGACCATCCAGACGGCGGTGCTCATCGAGACGCTGACGAGCCTCGGCGCGGAGGTCCGCTGGGCGTCGTGCAACATCTTCTCCACCCAGGACCACGCCGCCGCCGCCGTGGTGGTGGGTCCGCACGGCACGCCCGAGGAGCCGCGGGGCGTCCCCGTGTTCGCGTGGAAGGGCGAGACGCTCGAGGAGTACTGGTGGGCGGCCGAGCAGATGCTCACCTGGCCGGAGGTCGATGGGAAACCTGCGCCGGCGAACATGATCCTGGACGACGGCGGCGACGCCACGATGCTCGTGCTCAAGGGCGCACAGTGCGAGAAGGCCGGCGTGGTGCCGCCCGTCGACGAGGAGCACGACAGCGACGAGTACAAAGTGTTCCTGTCGCTGCTGCGCGCCTCGCTGGCCGCGGATCCCGGCAAGTGGACGACGATCGCGGAATCGGTCCAGGGCGTCACGGAAGAGACCACCACGGGCGTGTTGCGGCTCTACCAGTTCGCCGCGGCGGGCGAGCTGGCGTTCCCCGCCATCAACGTCAACGACTCGGTCACCAAGAGCAAGTTCGACAACAAGTACGGCACCCGGCACTCGCTGCTCGACGGCATCAACCGCGGCACCGACGTCCTCATCGGCGGCAAGACGGCGCTGGTGTGCGGTTACGGCGACGTGGGCAAGGGCTGCGCCGAGGCGCTCAAGGGGCAGGGCGCGCGCGTCTCCGTCACCGAAGCCGACCCGATCTGCGCGCTGCAGGCGCTCATGGACGGGTTCGACGTGCGCACCGTCGACGAGTTCATCGGTGAGTCCGACATCGTCATCACGGCCACCGGCAACAAGGACATCATCGGCTTCGAGCAGATGAAGAAGATGAAGCACCAGGCGATCCTGGGCAACATCGGCCACTTCGACAACGAAATCGACATGGCGGGCCTCGAGCGGGCCGGGGACGTCACCCGCATCAACATCAAGCCGCAGGTCGACGAGTTCCGCTTCGCCGACGGGCACAGCATCATCGTCCTGTCGGAGGGGCGCCTGCTCAACCTGGGCAACGCCACCGGGCACCCGTCGTTCGTGATGTCCAACTCGTTCGCCAACCAGACGATCGCGCAGATCGAGCTGTTCACCAAGCCGGACGAGTACGACAACGAGGTCTACCGACTGCCCAAGCACCTCGACGAGAAGGTCGCCCGGGTGCACGTCGAAGCGCTCGGCGGGTCCATCACCAAGCTGACGAAGGACCAGGCGGAGTACATCGGCGTGGACGTGGAGGGGCCGTACAAGCCGGAGCACTACCGCTACTGATGGGCGTGCTCATCGCGGTGGAGGGCATCGACGGGGCGGGCAAGCGCACGCTCACCGGCCGCCTCGTCGACGCCTGGCGCCGGGCGGGGCTGACCGTCGCTACCGCCGCGTTCCCCCGCTACGGCGCGTCGGTGCACGCCGACCTGGGCGCCGAGGCGCTGCACGGGGGGCACGGCGACCTGGTCGACTCCGTCTACGGCATGGCGCTGATGTGGGCGCTGGACCGGCGCGACGCAGGCGATGACCTGGCCGGGATGATCGCCGGGCACGACGTGGTGCTGCTGGACCGCTACGTCGCCTCCAACGCGGCGTACGGGGCGGCGCGGCTGCGCGAGGGCTGCGGGGGTCCGTTCACCGAGTGGGTGCGCGGTCTGGAGTTCGGCCGGTTCGGCCTGCCGGTTCCGGACGCGCAGCTGTTGCTCGACGTGCCGGTGGGGCTGGCGCGCGAGCGCGCCGCCCAGCGCGAGGCGCAGGATCCGTCGCGGTCCCGGGATGCCTACGAGCGCGACGACTCCCTGCAGGCCCGGGTGGCGGCTGCTTACGAGGCGCTCGCCGACGCCGCCTGGGTGTCGCAGTGGGAGTCGGTGCCGCCGGATGCGGCGGGGTCGGCGGACGCGGTCGACGCGCTGGCGGAGCGTATCGCCCACGCGGGGTGACGTGCGGCCGGGTGCGTCATCGCGTCCGGGCCGGGGTGCGCGGATCCACACCGATCGGCGCGTATTCCCCGATTTCGCATCGATAGGGTTCGGACTACGACATTCTTGTAGACCAAGCGTCTGACAAGAGGTGTTGATGGTGTCCCTCCGTGCACTCGCATTCATGATCGCGCTCGCTGCATTCGTTCTAGGAGCGGGTGCGGCCACTGCAGGGGCTGACCCGCTGCCCGCGGACGGAAGCGCACCTTCGGGCGTTCCCGGCGCAATCGAGTACTCCTCGTACATGACCGACGACGCCGGCCGGTCATTGATCCTCCGCGGGTTCAACACGGCATCCAGCGCCAAGAGCGCCCCCGACGGGATGCCGGACTTCACCGAGGCCGACCTGGAGCGTGAGCACGCCGAGATGGGGACGAACTTCGTCCGGTTCCTGATCTCATGGCGTTCGGTGGAACCGGAGCCCGGCCGGTACAGCCAGGACTATCTCGACCTGGTCGAGGAGCGGGTCGGCTGGTATGCGGAGCGCGGGTACAAGGTGATGCTGGACATGCACCAGGATGTGTATTCGGGCGCGATCGACTCGCACGGCGCCGGCGGCAACGGTGCCGGCGCCCTCGGGAACGGCGCGCCGGCGTGGGCCACATACACCGACGGGTTGCCTGTGCTGGACATGCCCCGCTGGGAACTGCTGTACCTCAACCCGGGCGTGATCCGCGCATACGACAACTTCTGGAACACGACGGGTCGGCATCCCGAACTCGCCGAGCATTACGCGTTGGCGTGGCAGGCTGTGGCGGAGCGCTTCGAGGACAACGACGCAGTGATCGCATATGACCTGATGAACGAGCCGTTCGGCGGGTCGGTGCAGGGCCCGGCGTTCGAAGCGGGCCCGCTTGCGTCGCTGTATCAGCGCGTCACCGACGCCATCCGCGAGGTCGACCAGGACAGCTGGGTGTGTCTGGCGCCGCAGGCGATCGGTGTCAATCAGGGGTTGCCCAGCGGCCTCACGCCGATTGAAGACCCCCGGGACGGTCACCCGCGCATCGCATACTGCCCGCATCTGTATCCGCTCGCCTCGGAACTGGGGAGCGGGTAGGAGGGTGTTGCGCGGACGCTCACCGATGCGACGGTGGAAACGTGGCAGGCGGACACGGTGCGGACCGCCGAGGAGCTCGGCGACGTGCCGATAATCCTCGGCGAGTTCGGCCTGGACACCACCACGCCGGGTGCGCGCGAGTACATCGACCGTGTCTACGCGGCGGCCCGCGAGATCGGTGCGGGCGTCGCCTACTGGTCCAGTGACCCCGGAACGTGGGGGTTCTGAACTGTTCAGTGTTTCGTGAGCAAACGTGACCGAATGTGTGTTTTACAGAGCATGTGAAGTTGGCTCAGTGGGCGCGTGCGCAGGGTGTGCATCCGCAGACGGCGTACCGGTGGTTCCGGGAGGACCGGATGCCGGTGCCCGCGCGCCGTCTGGATTCGGGCACGATCTGGGTCGACGTGGCCGATACCCGGCCTGATGGTCGGGTGGTGGTGTACGCGCGGGTGTCCTCGCACGATCAGCGTGCCGACCTGGACAGGCAGGTCGCCCGGCTCACCGAGTGGGCCACGGTGAACGGCCACACGGTGGGCGAGGTGGTCACCGAGGTCGGGTCCGGGCTGAACGGGAAACGCCCGAAGATCCGGCGGATCTTGTCGGACCCGTCTGCGACGGTGCTTGTCGTGGAGCATCGTGATCGGCTGGCCCGGTTCGGGGTCGAACACCTCGAACCGGCCCTGTCGGCGCAGGGCCGGCGCATCGTGGTGACCGACGACGGCGGGTCCGACGACGATCTGGTCCGCGACATGATCGAGGTGCTGACCGCGATGTGCGCCCGCCTGTACGGGCGCCGCGGCGCCCGGAACCGGGCGATGCGCGCGGTCACCGCCACCAAGCATGACGACCCGCCCGGGGCGGACCGCTGAATGGCCGGGTTCGAGATTCCTGACGGCGAGGCGGTGCAGGCATACCGGTTCGCGCTCGACCCGACTCCTGCCCAGGTGCGGGCGCTGCGGTCGCACGCGGGCGGGGCGCGCAAGGCGCACAACACGATGTTGGCCGTAGTGAAGGCGGTCATGGATCAGCGGGCCGCGGAACGCTCGTACGGGATCGCCGACGCGGATCTGACGCCGTCGCTCAGCCGGTCGCTCGCCGGGCTGCGTAAGCAGTGGAACGCCCGTAAACACAAGGCCGCGCCGTGGTGGGCCGAGAACTCGAAGGAGGCGTACAACACCGGTCTCGACGGCCTGGCCCGTGGCCTGGACGCGTGGGCGAAGTCCCGCAACGGTGAGCGGGCAGGCAGAGCGGTCGGGTTCCCGAAGTTCAAGACCGCCCGGTCGCGCCGGTCGATACGTTTCACCACCGGCACCATCCGGGTCGAGCCGGACCGCCACCACGTCACCCTCCCCAGGCTCGGGCGCATCAGAACGCACGAGTCGACCCGGAAACTGGCCCGCCGCATCGAGGCGGGTACCGCCCGTATCCTGTCGGCCACCGCGTCCGAGGACTCGACGGGGCGGTGGCACTGCGCGTTCCAGGTCCTCGTGCAGCGCACTATCGCCGTGCCCGGACACGTCAGAGCCGGCGCGCCGGTGGTGGGTGTCGATGTCGGCGTGAAGGCCGACTCGCTACTGGTGATCGCCACCCCAGGTGGGAGCGAGGCCAGCC is a window from the Tomitella gaofuii genome containing:
- a CDS encoding cation diffusion facilitator family transporter; translated protein: MRTILAALSANLGIAVGKFVGFAVTGSSSMLAEGVHSVADTANQALLLVGRKQASKRPDRLHQFGYGRNRYFYAFVVALVLFSMGSVFAVYEGIGKIRHPEELSSPFVAIAILLVAIALEGYSFHTARGESKALKGRQSWWGFIRSSRNPELPVVLLEDSGALMGLVLALAGVGLTMATGDAVWDGVGTVLIGCLLGAIAIVLIVEMKSLLIGEAATEEQERRIMAALDEGLAERVIHLRTQYLSPDELLVAAKIALPAGTPLDEVAAQVDAAEARIREAVPVARLIYIEPDLDRARGAGSTDR
- the ahcY gene encoding adenosylhomocysteinase, which codes for MTSAQTRPTVQTLGGIDFAVADLSLAEFGRREIRLAEHEMPGLMALRREYADVAPLKGARISGSLHMTIQTAVLIETLTSLGAEVRWASCNIFSTQDHAAAAVVVGPHGTPEEPRGVPVFAWKGETLEEYWWAAEQMLTWPEVDGKPAPANMILDDGGDATMLVLKGAQCEKAGVVPPVDEEHDSDEYKVFLSLLRASLAADPGKWTTIAESVQGVTEETTTGVLRLYQFAAAGELAFPAINVNDSVTKSKFDNKYGTRHSLLDGINRGTDVLIGGKTALVCGYGDVGKGCAEALKGQGARVSVTEADPICALQALMDGFDVRTVDEFIGESDIVITATGNKDIIGFEQMKKMKHQAILGNIGHFDNEIDMAGLERAGDVTRINIKPQVDEFRFADGHSIIVLSEGRLLNLGNATGHPSFVMSNSFANQTIAQIELFTKPDEYDNEVYRLPKHLDEKVARVHVEALGGSITKLTKDQAEYIGVDVEGPYKPEHYRY
- a CDS encoding dTMP kinase, with the translated sequence MGVLIAVEGIDGAGKRTLTGRLVDAWRRAGLTVATAAFPRYGASVHADLGAEALHGGHGDLVDSVYGMALMWALDRRDAGDDLAGMIAGHDVVLLDRYVASNAAYGAARLREGCGGPFTEWVRGLEFGRFGLPVPDAQLLLDVPVGLARERAAQREAQDPSRSRDAYERDDSLQARVAAAYEALADAAWVSQWESVPPDAAGSADAVDALAERIAHAG
- a CDS encoding glycoside hydrolase family 5 protein, which encodes MTDDAGRSLILRGFNTASSAKSAPDGMPDFTEADLEREHAEMGTNFVRFLISWRSVEPEPGRYSQDYLDLVEERVGWYAERGYKVMLDMHQDVYSGAIDSHGAGGNGAGALGNGAPAWATYTDGLPVLDMPRWELLYLNPGVIRAYDNFWNTTGRHPELAEHYALAWQAVAERFEDNDAVIAYDLMNEPFGGSVQGPAFEAGPLASLYQRVTDAIREVDQDSWVCLAPQAIGVNQGLPSGLTPIEDPRDGHPRIAYCPHLYPLASELGSG
- a CDS encoding IS607 family transposase, with translation MKLAQWARAQGVHPQTAYRWFREDRMPVPARRLDSGTIWVDVADTRPDGRVVVYARVSSHDQRADLDRQVARLTEWATVNGHTVGEVVTEVGSGLNGKRPKIRRILSDPSATVLVVEHRDRLARFGVEHLEPALSAQGRRIVVTDDGGSDDDLVRDMIEVLTAMCARLYGRRGARNRAMRAVTATKHDDPPGADR
- the tnpB gene encoding IS607 family element RNA-guided endonuclease TnpB, producing the protein MAGFEIPDGEAVQAYRFALDPTPAQVRALRSHAGGARKAHNTMLAVVKAVMDQRAAERSYGIADADLTPSLSRSLAGLRKQWNARKHKAAPWWAENSKEAYNTGLDGLARGLDAWAKSRNGERAGRAVGFPKFKTARSRRSIRFTTGTIRVEPDRHHVTLPRLGRIRTHESTRKLARRIEAGTARILSATASEDSTGRWHCAFQVLVQRTIAVPGHVRAGAPVVGVDVGVKADSLLVIATPGGSEASRVPAPKAYARTQAKRRALQRRAARQQGPYDPATKTRRQPSKRWARTQARINTTHARAAAVRRDVLHKATTALAQQHRVIVVETLNAAGMRSAGGSRKKGLNRALADASLAEVRRMLGYKTRWYGSTLVEAGRYFPSSKTCSGCGGRKPNLTLAERTYVCDHCGLQVDRDLNAAINLARLGETRSWGEQSPAGSGPVAGRGAMQESAAAQAANAAGHEASTPPRQPSGKTGTASPQGEAAS